From a single Clostridium isatidis genomic region:
- the lspA gene encoding signal peptidase II: MFYIFIITILTGIDQWTKYLIETQLKPIGAIPIVKDIFHLTYARNTGAAFSILRDKQAFLILVTTIVVGALIYYLIKILKTGEVAFKLSLAIIIGGALGNLIDRVRLNYVTDFLDFTLINYPIFNLADVFVVSGVVMLSYMLLFKGAMPKISKM; the protein is encoded by the coding sequence ATGTTCTATATTTTTATTATCACAATATTGACAGGGATTGATCAGTGGACTAAATATCTTATAGAAACACAATTAAAACCGATAGGTGCTATACCCATAGTTAAAGATATATTCCATTTGACTTATGCAAGGAATACAGGAGCAGCTTTTAGCATATTGAGGGATAAGCAGGCATTTTTAATATTAGTCACAACCATTGTTGTTGGCGCATTAATATACTATTTGATAAAAATATTAAAGACAGGAGAAGTAGCCTTTAAGCTATCCTTGGCGATAATTATTGGTGGAGCTTTAGGAAATCTTATCGATAGAGTTAGATTGAACTATGTAACCGACTTTCTCGATTTCACACTAATTAATTACCCCATATTTAATTTAGCAGACGTATTTGTAGTTTCAGGAGTTGTCATGCTTTCATATATGCTTTTGTTTAAAGGAGCTATGCCCAAAATCTCAAAGATGTGA
- a CDS encoding Csac_0668 family 2Fe-2S cluster-binding (seleno)protein encodes MGKETLSNYCCGNLGESSCEVEKNNFCPVCEKQGTLVKNITVKHMVLNELTEQIGDNDYYLCMNEECDITYYNTKFNVKFNKQQVKVPIWFKKDADPKYACYCSEVTEDQVIEAVVKHGAKTVKEVNAITGAMKNSNCKENNPLGVLVLCQYFGHKKSNFSCCTSS; translated from the coding sequence ATGGGAAAGGAAACTTTGAGTAATTATTGTTGCGGAAATTTAGGAGAATCATCTTGTGAGGTAGAAAAGAACAATTTTTGTCCTGTATGCGAAAAACAAGGTACTCTTGTTAAAAACATTACAGTAAAGCATATGGTACTTAACGAGTTAACGGAACAAATCGGTGATAACGATTATTATTTATGTATGAATGAGGAATGTGATATTACTTACTATAATACGAAATTTAATGTTAAGTTTAATAAACAACAGGTTAAAGTCCCAATATGGTTTAAGAAAGATGCAGATCCTAAGTATGCTTGTTATTGCAGCGAAGTCACAGAAGATCAGGTAATTGAAGCAGTTGTAAAGCATGGCGCGAAAACCGTAAAAGAAGTGAATGCCATAACTGGGGCAATGAAAAATTCTAATTGTAAAGAAAACAATCCGTTGGGAGTATTGGTCTTATGTCAATATTTTGGACACAAAAAGTCAAACTTTTCATGCTGCACTTCTAGCTAA